The DNA region AGGCTGCCGGCAAGGTTGATCTTGCCGATACCGTGTTCGGTCTGGAAGTCCGCCAGGACATCCTGCACCGCATGGTCCGCTACCAGCAGCTCAAAGCTATGGCTGGCACGCACGACGTCAAGAACCGTTCTGAAGGTGCACGCACCGGCAAGAAGTTCGTGAAGCAGAAGGGCTCGGGCGGCGCTCGCCATGGCGATCGCAAGGCTCCCCAGTTCCGTGGTGGTGGCCGTGCATTCGGTCCGACCCCGCGTAGCCACGCGATCGACCTGCCCAAGAAGGTCCGGGCTCTGGCTCTCAAGCACGCCCTGTCTGCCAAGGCCAAGGACGGCTCGCTGATCGTGGTTGACTCTGTTGTCCAGAACGAAGCCAAGACCGCAGCGCTCCGGACGACCTTCGGCAAGCTCGAATGGTCCAACGCGCTGATCATCGACGGTGCTGCTGTCGACCAGAACTTTGCTCTGGCCGCTCGCAACATTCCGAATATCGACGTGCTGCCGGTGCAGGGGATCAATGTCGTTTCGATCCTCAAGCGTGACAAGCTCGTCCTGACCAAGGCAGCGCTTGAAGCGCTGGAAGCGAGGTTCGCATGAACAAGCTCAGCGCTTACGACATCATCCGCAACCCCGTCGTGACTGAAAAGTCCACGATGGCTTCGGAGCACAACCAGGTCGTTTTCGACGTGGCGATCGATGCTAACAAGACCGACATCAAGGCTGCCGTCGAGCAGCTCTTCTCGGTCAAGGTCAAGACAGTGAACACCCTGGTCCGTAAGGGCAAGGTGAAGCGCTTCCGTGGCCGTATCGGTACGCGCAACGACGTCAAGAAGGCCGTTGTGACCCTCGTCGACGGCCAGTCGATCGATATTTCGACCGGCCTCTAAGGGACAAGAGACAGACAAATGGCTCTAAAAACTTACAATCCCACCTCCGAAGGCCGTCGTCAGCTGGTCACGACCGACCGTTCGGAACTGTGGAAGGGCAAGCCGGTCAAGACCCTGACCGAAGGCCTTTCGAAGTCCGGTGGTCGCAACAATCGCGGCCGCATCACCTCGTTCCATCGTGGTGGCGGACATAAGCGTACCTATCGCATGATCGACTTCAAGCGCGTGCGTTTCGACGCCGTCGCTACGGTCGAGCGGCTTGAGTACGATCCCAACCGCACGGCTTGGATCGCGCTGATCAAATACGAAGATGGTGAGCTTGCCTATATCGTGGCTCCGCAGCGCCTTGCTGCTGGCGACAAGGTTATCTCGTCGATGAACACCGTCGACGTGAAGCCCGGCAACGCCATGCCGCTCGAGCGTATGCCCGTCGGTACCATCGTGCACAACATTGAGCTCAAGCCCCGCAAGGGTGGGCAGGTCGCCCGTTCGGCAGGTGCCTATGCTCAGTATGTTGGTCGCGATCAGGGTTGGGCTATCCTGCGCCTCAACTCGGGCGAGCAGCGTCGTGTCCATGGTTCGTGCCTCGCCACTGTTGGCGCGGTTTCCAACCAGGACCACTCCAACACCTCGCTCGGCAAGGCCGGTCGTAACCGTTGGCTGGGCCGCAAGCCCGTCAACCGCGGTGTGACCATGAACCCGATCGACCACCCGCATGGTGGTGGTGAAGGCCGTACCTCTGGTGGCCGTCACCCGGTGACCCCATGGGGCAAGCCGACCAAGGGCAAGAGGACCCGCAGCAATAAGGCGACGGACAAGTTCATCGTTCGTAGCCGTCACTTGAAGAAGGGCAGGTAAGCCATGACCCGTTCAATCTGGAAGGGGCCGTTCGTCGACGGCTACATGCTCAAGAAGGCCGAGAAGGCGCAGTCGTCTGGTCGCAACGATGTGATCAAGACCTGGAGCCGCCGATCGACCATTCTGCCGCAGTTCGTTGGTATTACCTTCGGCGTCCATAACGGTCAGAAGCATATCCCGGTCAACGTGACCGAAGACATGATCGGCCACAAGTTCGGTGAATTCGCGCCGACCCGGACGTACTACGGTCACGCGGCCGACAAGAAGGCCAAGAGGAAGTAAGATGGGCAAGCCAAAGACTGAGCGCGCTCTCAAGGATAACGAGGCTAAGGCTGTTCTGCGCATGCTGCGCATCAGCCCTCAGAAGCTGAACCTCGTCGCGCAGTTGATCCGTGGCAAGAAGGTCGAGAAGGCTCTGGCCGAACTCGAATTCAGCCACAAGCGCATCTCCGGCCAGGTCAAGAAGGTGCTCGAGAGCGCCATTGCCAACGCCGAAAATAACCATGGACTCGACACCGACGCCCTCGTCGTTGCCGAAGCCTTTGTCGGCAACTCGCTGGTGATGAAGCGTTTCACCGCCCGCGGTCGTGGTCGTTCTTCGCGCATCGAAAAGCCGTTCTCGCATCTGACGATCGTCGTGCGGCAAGTTGAGGAGGCCGCATAATGGGCCAGAAGATCAATCCAATCGGCTTCCGCCTCGGCATCAACCGTACGTGGGACAGCCGCTGGTTCGCCAACAAGGGCGAATATGGCACGCTGCTGCAGGAAGACCTGAAGATCCGCGAAATGCTGCTGAGCGACCTCAAGGCCGCTGCCGTTTCCAAGATCGTCATCGAGCGTCCGCACCGGAAGTGCCGCGTGTCGATCCACACTGCTCGTCCGGGTATCGTGATCGGCAAGAAGGGCGCTGACATCGACAAGATCCGCGCCAAGGTGAAGAAGTTCACCGACAGCGAAGTGCACATCAACATCGTTGAAGTGCGCAAGCCCGAGACTGATGCGACGCTGGTTGCTCAGGGCATTGCCCAGCAGCTGGAACGCCGCGTGGCCTTCCGTCGTGCCATGAAGCGCGCTGTGCAAACGGCGATCCGCATGGGCGCCGGCGGTATCCGCGTCAACGTTGGTGGCCGTCTGGGTGGTGCCGATATCGCCCGTACCGAATGGTACCGCGAAGGCCGTGTGCCGCTGCACACCCTGCGCGCCGATATCGATTATGGCACTGCTGAAGCCGAGACCACCTACGGCATCATCGGCATCAAGGTTTGGATCTTCAAGGGCGAAGTCCTTGAGCACGATCCGAGCGCTCATGAGCGTCGCGCTACCGAAGGTAACGAAGGCGGTCAGCGTAGTGAACGCGGCCCGCGGTCTGACCGCGGCGATCGCGACCGCGAACGCGCATAAGAAGGTTAGTTCATTATGCTGCAACCTAAGAAGACCAAGTTCCGCAAGGCCCACAAGGGCCGCATCCATGGCAATGCCAAGGGCGGCACCGAGCTGGCCTTCGGTCAGTATGCTCTCAAGGCGACCGAGCCCGAGCGCGTTACTGCTCGCCAGATCGAGGCGGCTCGCCGCGCGATCACCCGCGAGATGAAGCGTCAGGGTCGCGTCTGGATCCGCATTTTCCCGGACGTGCCGGTTTCCAAGAAGCCGACCGAAGTTCGTATGGGTAAGGGCAAGGGTTCGGTGGAATACTGGGCCGCTCGCGTCAAGCCGGGCCGCATCGTGTTCGAGATCGATGGTGTGCCGGAAGACGTTGCCAAGGAAGCCCTGCGCCTCGGCGCAATGAAGCTGCCGATCATGACGCGGGTTGTTACCCGCATTGCCGACTAAGGACAACGAGTATGAAATCCAGTGATGTGCGGAGCAAGACCGCAGACGAACTGAAGGATCAGCTCGTCGACCTCAAGAAAGAACAGTTCAACCTGCGTTTCCAGCGTGCTACCCAGCAGCTGGAAAAGCCCGACCAGGTCAAGAAGGTCCGCCGCGATATCGCGCGGGTCAAGACGATCCTGGCCGAAAAGAACGCAGCTAAGTAAGGAATAAAAGCCATGCCAAAGCGCGTTCTGCAGGGGACTGTCGTCTCCGACGCCAACGACAAGACCATCGTGGTCCGTGTCGAGCGCCGTTTCACGCACCCGCTTCTCAAGAAGACGGTGCGTCGTTCCAAGAAGTACCACGCTCACGACGAGAACAACGTGGCCAAGGTCGGTCAGACCGTTTGGATCGAAGAAACCGCGCCGATCAGCAAGAACAAGCGCTGGGCCCTGGTCCAGGAAGCTTCTTCTTCGCAGTCTGCGTAAGAGAATTTTAGTTTAGGTCGGCGCGCCGGATGACGGTGCTGCCGGTAATCAAGAAGGCATCCAGTCATGATCCAGATGCAGTCCAATCTCGACGTCGCGGATAATTCCGGCGCACGTCGCGTCATGTGCATCAAGGTGCTGGGCGGTTCGCATCGTAAATACGCCTCGGTCGGCGACATTATCGTCGTTTCGGTCAAGGACGCTATTCCGCGTGGCCGCGTTAAGAAGGGTCAGGTCATGAAGGCCGTGGTGGTTCGCACCGCGTTCGACATTCGCCGCCCCGATGGCACCGTCATCCGTTTCGACAAGAACGCCGCGGTTCTGATCAACAATAATAAAGAACCAATCGGCACACGTATCTTCGGACCAGTTCCACGCGAACTTCGCGCTCGGAACCACATGAAGATCATCTCGCTTGCACCAGAGGTGCTGTAATGGCCGCAAAGATCAAAAAGGGCGATAAGGTCGTCGTCCTCACCGGCAAGGACAAGGGCAAGACCGGCCAGGTCCTGTCCGTCATTCCGACCGAGACCAAGGCACTGGTTCAGGGTATCAACCTGGTCCGCCGCCACACCAAGCAGACCGCGTCGACCGATGCCGGCATCTTCACCAAGGAAGCGCCGATCCACCTGTCGAACCTCGCGATCGCCGATGCGAATGGCAAGCCCAGCCGCGTTGGTTTCCAGATCAAAGACGGCGTGAAGACTCGCGTCGCCAAGTCGACCGGAGATTCGATCGATGGCTGAGACCGCTTACATTCCGCGTCTCCGGACCGAATATGAAAACGCGATCAAGCCGGCCCTGCGCGAGCAGTTCGGCTACAAGAACGTGATGCAGCTGCCGCGCCTGGACAAGATCGTCCTCAACATGGGCGTTGGCGAGGCTGTCAACGACACCAAGAAGGTCCGCAACGCTGCGGCCGAGCTCGAGAAGATTGCCGGCCAGAAGCCTGTTGTCACTCATGCTCGCAAGTCGATCGCCGGCTTCAAGGTGCGTGAAGACATGCCGCTTGGCGTCAAGGTCACCCTGCGCAAGACGCGCATGTATGAGTTCCTTGACCGTCTGGTGAACATCGCGCTGCCGCGTGTTCGCGACTTCCGCGGGCTGAACCCGAACTCCTTTGACGGTCGTGGCAACTATGCCATGGGCATCAAGGAACACATCATCTTCCCCGAGATCAACTATGATCAGATTGATCAGGTTTGGGGTATGGACATCGTGATCGCCACGACGGCCACCACCGATGATGAGGCGCGCGCGCTGCTTAAGGCATTCAACTTCCCCTTCCGCCAGTAAGCGGATAGGGAAGGGAAAAAGGATCAGGACATGGCAAAGACCAGCTCCATCGAAAAGAACAAGAAGCGCGCCACGCTCGCAAAGCAGTATGCTGCCAAGCGCGCTGCCCTCAAGGCGCAGACCAAGGATCAGTCGATCCCAATGGACCAGCGCTTCGCGGCTCAGCTCAAGCTGGCCGAACTGCCGCGCAACTCGGCCAAGGTCCGCGTGCGCAACCGTTGCGAAGTCTCGGGTCGTCCCCGTGGCTTCTATCGCAAGCTCAAGATGAGCCGTATCGCTCTGCGTGAGCTTGGCAATATGGGCCAGATTCCGGGCCTCGTGAAGTCGAGCTGGTAAGGAGAACATCGAGATGAGCTTTTCCGATCCTATCGGCGATATGCTGACACGCATCCGCAACGCCCAGCTGCGTCGCAAGAATTCCGTTTCGACCCCGGCTTCTACGCTGCGGGGCCGCGTGCTGGACGTGCTCCAGTCCGAAGGCTTCATCCGCGGCTACTCGGAGACCAAGTTCGAGAACGGCGCTGCAGAGTACGAGATTGAACTCAAGTACTCCGAGAATGACCCGGTTATCCGCACGATCGAGCGCGTTTCGCGTCCCGGCCGTCGCGTCTATGCTTCGGTTAAGAATATTCCGCAGGTGGCTAACGGTCTTGGTGTGTCGATCCTCTCCACCCCCAAGGGTGTGATGGCCGACCACGAAGCCAAGGCTGCCAATGTTGGTGGCGAGGTACTCTGCCGCGTATTCTAAGGCCTTATGGCCTTGGAATCGTGGTAAGACGATTACTCAAGGAAATACAAATGTCACGTACTGGCAAGAAACCGGTTGCACCGGTGAGCGGCGTTACAGTCACGATCAATGGTCGTACCGTCACCGCCAAGGGCCCGAAGGGCGAACTGAGCATGCAGCTCATGGATATCGTCAATGTGGAGCAGGGGGATGACGGCGTCGTCGTCCAGCCCGCCAACGATACGCGTGAAGCGCGTGCGGCCTGGGGTACCACCCGTGCACTGATTCAGAACCTGGTAACGGGTGTCAGTGCGGGCTTTGAGAAGCGCCTGGCCATCCAGGGTGTGGGTTACCGCGCCGCGATGCAGGGCAAGGATGTCAAGCTGTCGCTTGGCTTCAGCCATGAAGTCGTCTACGAGGCCCCCCAGGGCATCACGCTTGCCGTGCCGGCACCGACGGAAATCGTCGTTACCGGTTCTGACAAGCAGCAAGTTGGCCAGGTTGCAGCGAACATTCGTTCTTGGCGTCCCCCCGAGCCCTACAAGGGCAAGGGTGTGCGGTACCTTGGCGAGCAAGTGTTCCGCAAAGAAGGCAAGAAGAAGTAAGGAGCGCCACCTATGGCTATCAGTGCAAAAGGTGCGGAACGCCGCAAGGCTCGTGTCCGCAAGGCGCTCAAGGCTCGTGCCTTCGGTCGTCCTCGTTTGTCCGTGTTCCGTTCGGACAAGAACATCTACGCCCAGATCATCGACGACACGACCGGTCGTACTCTGGCTGCCGCCTCTACGCTCGACAAGGACATCAAGTCCTCGGTCAAGAATGGTGGTACCGCTGAGGCCGCTGCCACGATTGGTAAGCTGATCGCCGAGCGCGGCACCAAGGCCGGCGTTGCCGAAGTCGTCTTCGACCGCGGGTCGTACATCTATCATGGCCGTGTGAAGGCCCTTGCAGACGCTGCCCGTGAGGGCGGCCTGCAGTTCTAACACGGCGAGGAAAGAAATTATGAGCAGAGACGTTCAAGAGCGCGAAAGCGAATTCGTCGATCGCCTGGTCCACATCAACCGCGTGGCCAAGGTGGTCAAGGGTGGTCGTCGCTTCGGCTTCGCCGCACTCGTGGTTGTTGGCGATCAGAAGGGTCGCGTCGGTTTCGGCCACGGCAAGGCCCGTGAAGTTCCCGAGGCGATCCGCAAGGCCACCGAGCAGGCCAAGCGCACCATGATCCGCGTGCCGCTGCGCGATGCCCGTACCCTGCACCACGACGTGCATGGCCGTCACGGCGCCGGTAAGGTCATCCTGCGTGCAGCCGTTCCAGGTACCGGCATTATCGCCGGCGGTCCAATGCGCGCTGTGTTCGAAACGCTTGGCATCAACGACATCGTTGCCAAGTCGCAGGGCACTGCCAACCCCTACAACATGGTGCGGGCCACCTTCGATGCGCTTAAGCGCGTCGACAGCCCTCGCTCGGTCGCATCTCGTCGCGGCCTCAAGGTATCGGAACTGCAGGCTCGCCGTGGCGAAGCTGCGGTTTCCGAAGCCTGATCCGGAGCCGGAGAAAAGCAATGGCCAAGGACAAGACCATCACCGTGCAGCAGATCGGTTCTCCGATCCGCCGCGAAAAGAGCCAGCGCGCGACCCTGATCGGTCTCGGGCTCAACAAGATGAACAAGCAGCGCGAGCTGGTTGATACGCCCGAAGTTCGCGGCATGATCAACAAGATCCCGCACCTCGTCCGCGTCGTCGGCGAGTAGCAGAGAAGGTCCGACAAATGACCCGTTTGAACGAACTTCGCGACAATCCCGGTGCCAACAAGCCACGCGTGCGCGTCGGCCGTGGCATTGGCTCGGGCGTCGGCAAGACCGGTGGCCGCGGCGGCAAGGGCCAGACGGCCCGTTCCGGTGTTGCGATCAATGGCTTTGAAGGCGGCCAGATGCCCCTTCACATGCGTATGCCAAAGCGTGGCTTCAATTCCTTCAATCCCAAGGATTGGAACCAGATCCGCATTGACCGCATCCAGGCCTATATGGACAGCGGCAAGCTGGACGCCAAGGGTGTCATCGACGCCCAGGCCCTGGTTGATGCCGGTGTAATCCGTCGCCCGCGCGACGGCGTGCGCCTCATCGGCGCCGAAGGCTTCACCGCCAAGAACGTCACCTTCAAGGTGGACTACGCGACCAAGGGTGCTACTGCTGCTGTTGAAGCGGCTGGCGGCAAGGTCGACGTCATCCCGGCTAAGCAGCCGTGGAAGAAGGCCCCACGCGCCGAGTAATCCACTCGGCAGGGCGCACCCGGTCTTGCGGCTGGGTGCGCTCTTTTGGTTTGTTGCGTTCCCTTTGCGGCAGATGCATCTGTCGCTCGGGGCGCTCCGAGCGCACCTGGCCTTGAAGCCATAGGGAGCGAATAATGGCGTCCGCAGCCGAACAGCTGGCCCGTAATCTTAATTTTTCGACCTTTTCCAAGGCGAAGGCTCTGCAGCAGCGCATC from Devosia sp. RR2S18 includes:
- the rpsE gene encoding 30S ribosomal protein S5: MSRDVQERESEFVDRLVHINRVAKVVKGGRRFGFAALVVVGDQKGRVGFGHGKAREVPEAIRKATEQAKRTMIRVPLRDARTLHHDVHGRHGAGKVILRAAVPGTGIIAGGPMRAVFETLGINDIVAKSQGTANPYNMVRATFDALKRVDSPRSVASRRGLKVSELQARRGEAAVSEA
- the rplV gene encoding 50S ribosomal protein L22, whose amino-acid sequence is MGKPKTERALKDNEAKAVLRMLRISPQKLNLVAQLIRGKKVEKALAELEFSHKRISGQVKKVLESAIANAENNHGLDTDALVVAEAFVGNSLVMKRFTARGRGRSSRIEKPFSHLTIVVRQVEEAA
- the rplX gene encoding 50S ribosomal protein L24, whose translation is MAAKIKKGDKVVVLTGKDKGKTGQVLSVIPTETKALVQGINLVRRHTKQTASTDAGIFTKEAPIHLSNLAIADANGKPSRVGFQIKDGVKTRVAKSTGDSIDG
- the rpsC gene encoding 30S ribosomal protein S3; the protein is MGQKINPIGFRLGINRTWDSRWFANKGEYGTLLQEDLKIREMLLSDLKAAAVSKIVIERPHRKCRVSIHTARPGIVIGKKGADIDKIRAKVKKFTDSEVHINIVEVRKPETDATLVAQGIAQQLERRVAFRRAMKRAVQTAIRMGAGGIRVNVGGRLGGADIARTEWYREGRVPLHTLRADIDYGTAEAETTYGIIGIKVWIFKGEVLEHDPSAHERRATEGNEGGQRSERGPRSDRGDRDRERA
- the rpsQ gene encoding 30S ribosomal protein S17 translates to MPKRVLQGTVVSDANDKTIVVRVERRFTHPLLKKTVRRSKKYHAHDENNVAKVGQTVWIEETAPISKNKRWALVQEASSSQSA
- the rplE gene encoding 50S ribosomal protein L5, which codes for MAETAYIPRLRTEYENAIKPALREQFGYKNVMQLPRLDKIVLNMGVGEAVNDTKKVRNAAAELEKIAGQKPVVTHARKSIAGFKVREDMPLGVKVTLRKTRMYEFLDRLVNIALPRVRDFRGLNPNSFDGRGNYAMGIKEHIIFPEINYDQIDQVWGMDIVIATTATTDDEARALLKAFNFPFRQ
- the rplO gene encoding 50S ribosomal protein L15: MTRLNELRDNPGANKPRVRVGRGIGSGVGKTGGRGGKGQTARSGVAINGFEGGQMPLHMRMPKRGFNSFNPKDWNQIRIDRIQAYMDSGKLDAKGVIDAQALVDAGVIRRPRDGVRLIGAEGFTAKNVTFKVDYATKGATAAVEAAGGKVDVIPAKQPWKKAPRAE
- the rplF gene encoding 50S ribosomal protein L6, which translates into the protein MSRTGKKPVAPVSGVTVTINGRTVTAKGPKGELSMQLMDIVNVEQGDDGVVVQPANDTREARAAWGTTRALIQNLVTGVSAGFEKRLAIQGVGYRAAMQGKDVKLSLGFSHEVVYEAPQGITLAVPAPTEIVVTGSDKQQVGQVAANIRSWRPPEPYKGKGVRYLGEQVFRKEGKKK
- the rplN gene encoding 50S ribosomal protein L14, with the protein product MIQMQSNLDVADNSGARRVMCIKVLGGSHRKYASVGDIIVVSVKDAIPRGRVKKGQVMKAVVVRTAFDIRRPDGTVIRFDKNAAVLINNNKEPIGTRIFGPVPRELRARNHMKIISLAPEVL
- the rpsN gene encoding 30S ribosomal protein S14; protein product: MAKTSSIEKNKKRATLAKQYAAKRAALKAQTKDQSIPMDQRFAAQLKLAELPRNSAKVRVRNRCEVSGRPRGFYRKLKMSRIALRELGNMGQIPGLVKSSW
- a CDS encoding 50S ribosomal protein L23; the encoded protein is MNKLSAYDIIRNPVVTEKSTMASEHNQVVFDVAIDANKTDIKAAVEQLFSVKVKTVNTLVRKGKVKRFRGRIGTRNDVKKAVVTLVDGQSIDISTGL
- the rpmD gene encoding 50S ribosomal protein L30, encoding MAKDKTITVQQIGSPIRREKSQRATLIGLGLNKMNKQRELVDTPEVRGMINKIPHLVRVVGE
- the rpmC gene encoding 50S ribosomal protein L29; this encodes MKSSDVRSKTADELKDQLVDLKKEQFNLRFQRATQQLEKPDQVKKVRRDIARVKTILAEKNAAK
- the rpsS gene encoding 30S ribosomal protein S19 — its product is MTRSIWKGPFVDGYMLKKAEKAQSSGRNDVIKTWSRRSTILPQFVGITFGVHNGQKHIPVNVTEDMIGHKFGEFAPTRTYYGHAADKKAKRK
- the rplB gene encoding 50S ribosomal protein L2, translating into MALKTYNPTSEGRRQLVTTDRSELWKGKPVKTLTEGLSKSGGRNNRGRITSFHRGGGHKRTYRMIDFKRVRFDAVATVERLEYDPNRTAWIALIKYEDGELAYIVAPQRLAAGDKVISSMNTVDVKPGNAMPLERMPVGTIVHNIELKPRKGGQVARSAGAYAQYVGRDQGWAILRLNSGEQRRVHGSCLATVGAVSNQDHSNTSLGKAGRNRWLGRKPVNRGVTMNPIDHPHGGGEGRTSGGRHPVTPWGKPTKGKRTRSNKATDKFIVRSRHLKKGR
- the rplP gene encoding 50S ribosomal protein L16, which encodes MLQPKKTKFRKAHKGRIHGNAKGGTELAFGQYALKATEPERVTARQIEAARRAITREMKRQGRVWIRIFPDVPVSKKPTEVRMGKGKGSVEYWAARVKPGRIVFEIDGVPEDVAKEALRLGAMKLPIMTRVVTRIAD
- the rpsH gene encoding 30S ribosomal protein S8 — encoded protein: MSFSDPIGDMLTRIRNAQLRRKNSVSTPASTLRGRVLDVLQSEGFIRGYSETKFENGAAEYEIELKYSENDPVIRTIERVSRPGRRVYASVKNIPQVANGLGVSILSTPKGVMADHEAKAANVGGEVLCRVF
- the rplD gene encoding 50S ribosomal protein L4 yields the protein MELKVTTLDGKAAGKVDLADTVFGLEVRQDILHRMVRYQQLKAMAGTHDVKNRSEGARTGKKFVKQKGSGGARHGDRKAPQFRGGGRAFGPTPRSHAIDLPKKVRALALKHALSAKAKDGSLIVVDSVVQNEAKTAALRTTFGKLEWSNALIIDGAAVDQNFALAARNIPNIDVLPVQGINVVSILKRDKLVLTKAALEALEARFA
- the rplR gene encoding 50S ribosomal protein L18 translates to MAISAKGAERRKARVRKALKARAFGRPRLSVFRSDKNIYAQIIDDTTGRTLAAASTLDKDIKSSVKNGGTAEAAATIGKLIAERGTKAGVAEVVFDRGSYIYHGRVKALADAAREGGLQF